GCTCCCGCAGTTTAAGTCCCGTGTGGAATGGGCCGGAGACATGAACAAGAAGGACGCGTCGATCCGTGTGATCCAGATGCAGTTCAAGGACAACGGGACGTTCAGCTGCGACGTGAAGAATCCTCCGGACATCACCGGGCAGATGTCCATCACTAAAGTCAGAGTGGTCATGAAAGGTGAgcggaacaagaacaaatgtagggcggggcttgattttgattggatggttgtggtttgctattggtggatgtcatgtgagtgacatgttgccccgccctcatcatcagagaagagaagagatgctgcaagaggaagatattctgattcaagattaccagaacatgaatttaacacaataatgatgtTCATTTATGcagaaaataatgtttttcgGATCAGTCGTGGCACTGACGGTCTTCCTCTGTGTTCAGAGTCTCTTCCTCAGACCAGCACGGCGGTGATCGTGGGCGGCGTGATCGGAGCCGTGATcggcatcatcatcatctctgTGGTCACGTACCTGATCATCCGGCGACAGGAGCCCAGTCACGACTACGAAGGGTACGTTCATGATCGCTGGTGGGTGTGGTGTGGGTTAACCGGTAATGCATGGAGCATGACGTCTGGACTAAACTGAGGTGACGCTAAAGCAGATTCTAGTCGAATGGTGTGTGTCGGACTGATCGCAGTTGAACCGCTCCACGTCAGACGAAACTCACTAACCTCCCGACTCAAATTTCACACCCAAATCACAAATGATGTGCTGCATAAAGACAATTAAATTCAACTAAGTAAAGTAAAAAAGGTTTGGTGAGTTTCATTTGTTACCATCAGTTATAAAGCATTTACTAATCTTacttaaagggtcagttcacccaaaaatgaaatttattgtCATTCATGTCGTAtaaccttcatgtcgttccacacccgtaagaccttcattcatcttcagaacacaaattaagatatttttgatgaaatccgagactCGTTCATAGACAGCAGTATAATcatcactttcaaggtccagaaaggtactaaagacatcgttaaaacagtcatgtgactgcagtggttcaaccttaatgtcatgaagagacgagaataatttttgtgcgcaaaaacaaaacaaaaataatgactttattcaacaatctcttctcttctgtgtcattctcattcgttgtttacgtccagcgcttcctGGTTCATCATCAGAacgctgactcattattggccggctgctgtgtcagcatcacatgcatgcgtcgtgctgatcacatgaccagctttggccaataccgAGCCGGCGttcagacgtaaacacggaagcttcACTGCGTCACCTGCGTAAGATAATGacagaagagattgttgaaaaaagtggttatttttgttttgtttttgcacacaaaaagtattctcgtctcttcataacattaaggttgaaccactgcagtcacatgactgttttaacgatgtctttagtacctttctggagcttgaaagtgttgattatattgctgtctatggatgatttcatcaaaaatatcttaatttttgttctgaagatgaacgaaggtcttacgggtgtggaacgacattaatgacagaatttcatttttgagtgaactgaccctttaagaTCAGTGtctacatttactaatacaatattaaaattattaaaacatctGTTCTGttgattttatttaatgaacctgagctaacatgaactaacactGAACAGATGTGATTTCATAATAGTGTAAGAAATGTATTACTcgttgataattaatgcattaactgaTGTTGACTAATGGGACCGTACTGTAAAGTAATATTTGACATTATTAAACATAATTTTCCTCAAAATCTCAGGATTTCTGCTGATTTTCCcatcagctttatttcagtacAGTTCATTTCACAGCAGCTTCAGAGTAATAAACTTCATCAGATATGATGATTTGTGTGTGAAATATGAGGCGCGTCTGTGGTGTTGTGTGTGTCATTAACTCCGCCTGTCCGCCATCCCATCtgggtgtgtttgtgtcatATTGCTTGTGTCATCTGTCATCTCATTTGTGTTTGCGTCCATCTctctgtgcgtgtgtgtgtagctGCACCTCGTTAGAGAGTGTGAGCTCACAGAACACTCGGGTGGGGAAGAAGGCGGAGTCGAGTAACGACAACTCCCGGTGCTCCAGCCCCTCCGCCCCCGTACAGGTACGACACGCTCActgtgagtgtgagagtgtgtgagagtgtgtgtgagagagtgtgtgagagtgtgtgagtgtgtgtgtgtgtgtgtgagtctgtgtgtgtgtgtgtgtgtgtgacagtgagtgtgtgtgagagagtgtgtgagtgtgtgtgagtgtgtgagagtgagtgtgtgagtgtgtgagtgtgtgtgagtgtgtgtgagtgtgtgtgagtgtgtgtgagtgtgtgagagtgtgtgagagtgtgtgtgagtgtgtgtgagtgtgtgtgagtgtgtgtgagagtgtgtgagagtgtgtgagagtgtgtgagtgtgtgtgtgtgtgtgtgagtctgtgtgtgtgtgtgtgtgacagtgagtgtgtgtgagagagtgtgtgagtgtgtgagagtgagtgtgtgagtgtgtgagtgtgtgtgtgtgtgtgtgagtgtgtgtgagtgtgtgtgagagtgtgtgagagtgtgtgagtgtgtgagagtgagtgtgtgagtgtgtgtgagtgtgtgtgagagtgtgtgagagtgtgtgagtgtgtgagtctgtgtgt
The nucleotide sequence above comes from Chanodichthys erythropterus isolate Z2021 chromosome 10, ASM2448905v1, whole genome shotgun sequence. Encoded proteins:
- the LOC137028464 gene encoding myelin protein zero-like protein 1 is translated as MEIRLLISTHSYVSLCFSALFIIAGVSAIDVFTPAEAFVENGTTATLTCSFKSKEVVSSSASVTWSFLAEGDPGQPTSIFYYSGGKSFPGTLPQFKSRVEWAGDMNKKDASIRVIQMQFKDNGTFSCDVKNPPDITGQMSITKVRVVMKESLPQTSTAVIVGGVIGAVIGIIIISVVTYLIIRRQEPSHDYEGCTSLESVSSQNTRVGKKAESSNDNSRCSSPSAPVQGPVIYAQLDHSGSKNSSFHKMEPVVYADIRKN